A genomic segment from Chitinophaga flava encodes:
- a CDS encoding M1 family metallopeptidase, with amino-acid sequence MKSHIYVLASLLSCGIMQQSTAQTAPVSRYDQHEAFSPLFYPTNGNEYRSAGGQPGPKYWQNAADYKIDVTLDTLQHRLSGTVLITYKNNSPDHLPFLWLQMDQNIYREDSRGTATVAATGDRFANRHYTAGFELQSVTVMSNGKSTAANYQVNDTRMQVRLAEALKAGASIQLKIQYSYTIPEYGTDRTGRLNTRHGWIYEIAQWYPRMAVYDDVLGWNNIPYMGASEFYLEYGNFEYSVTAPANMLVAGSGALINEAQVLNPAEAARLAKARNSDATVMIRDTTAFHDNTIKGTRTWHFTCKESRDVAWAASAAFIWDAARINLPGGKKSLAQSVYPVESAGPQAWSRSTEFVKGSIEHYSREWYPYTYPVATNVAGIVGGMEYPGIVFCGSKAIKAELWGVTTHEFGHNWFPMIVGSNERKYAWMDEGFNTFINGIATREFNKGEFKTEQSVQRMATTMFQNNAEAIMNTPDVINLRYNAVAAYYKPALGLQLLRDQILGHERFDYAFREYIKRWAFKHPTPWDFFRSMENAAGEDLSWFWRGWFLHTWKLDQAVKSVAYAQNDPAKGALITLQNLEQLPMPVVLTIKDENGHRDTVKLPAEIWQRGATWVYHHPSTVKLSSVVIDPEGAFPDINPGNNSWKADNGKPVPAGVTTTTILEKYIQAVGGKDKLKSIKDLYLEAAGDIMGTPQSEIKTRYRLPGSFWQEVFAPAIDKVIKKTVIKGDSVKVWVMGNEQALTATDKGMVKDKNMLFAEISYLEMPDGVKIELSPLTESVNDEEAYVITIATPNGGLLKNYYDIKTGLKVRSATLSGQEGAPGSNTVTDYLEYRDVSGIQFPFRSRTTINGFESNIKILKAVINSNMSDEVFKF; translated from the coding sequence ATGAAATCACACATTTATGTATTAGCTTCTCTGCTGTCCTGCGGAATAATGCAGCAGAGCACTGCACAAACAGCGCCTGTTTCCCGTTATGATCAGCATGAAGCTTTTTCTCCTTTATTTTACCCTACTAACGGAAATGAGTACCGGAGCGCAGGAGGGCAGCCAGGACCCAAATACTGGCAGAATGCGGCCGACTACAAGATTGATGTTACACTGGATACCTTACAGCATCGCCTTTCCGGCACCGTGCTGATCACTTACAAAAACAACAGCCCTGATCATCTTCCTTTCCTCTGGCTGCAAATGGATCAGAACATCTACCGGGAAGATTCCCGCGGGACGGCCACTGTAGCCGCTACGGGCGACCGTTTTGCCAACCGTCATTATACTGCAGGCTTCGAATTGCAGTCGGTGACGGTGATGAGTAACGGTAAAAGCACTGCCGCCAACTACCAGGTAAATGATACCCGTATGCAGGTAAGGCTGGCAGAAGCATTAAAAGCTGGTGCCAGTATTCAGCTTAAAATACAATACAGCTATACCATCCCCGAATATGGTACAGACCGTACCGGCCGGCTCAACACCCGCCACGGATGGATATACGAAATAGCACAGTGGTATCCCCGGATGGCGGTATACGATGATGTGCTGGGCTGGAATAATATCCCTTATATGGGCGCGTCAGAGTTTTACCTGGAGTACGGGAACTTTGAATACAGTGTCACTGCACCCGCTAATATGCTGGTGGCAGGTTCTGGTGCCCTCATCAACGAGGCGCAGGTGCTGAATCCTGCAGAAGCTGCCCGGCTGGCCAAAGCACGCAATAGTGATGCTACCGTGATGATCCGCGACACCACTGCTTTTCATGACAATACGATTAAAGGCACCCGTACCTGGCATTTTACGTGTAAGGAATCCCGTGATGTGGCCTGGGCTGCCTCGGCCGCTTTCATCTGGGATGCTGCACGTATCAATCTCCCCGGTGGAAAAAAATCCCTTGCCCAGTCGGTATATCCGGTAGAATCTGCCGGTCCTCAGGCCTGGAGCCGGTCCACTGAATTTGTAAAAGGTTCTATCGAACATTACTCCCGGGAATGGTATCCCTATACCTATCCCGTGGCCACTAATGTAGCGGGTATAGTAGGAGGGATGGAATATCCCGGCATTGTTTTCTGCGGCTCGAAGGCCATCAAAGCCGAACTGTGGGGTGTTACCACTCACGAGTTCGGACATAACTGGTTCCCGATGATCGTAGGCTCCAATGAACGCAAATATGCATGGATGGACGAAGGGTTTAACACTTTTATCAATGGGATAGCCACCAGGGAATTTAACAAAGGCGAGTTTAAGACTGAACAGTCGGTGCAGCGGATGGCAACCACCATGTTTCAGAATAATGCGGAAGCTATCATGAACACACCAGATGTGATCAATCTCCGCTACAATGCCGTGGCGGCTTATTACAAGCCGGCTTTGGGACTGCAACTCCTGCGCGATCAGATACTGGGCCACGAGCGTTTTGATTATGCCTTCCGGGAATATATCAAACGCTGGGCATTTAAACACCCCACGCCGTGGGACTTTTTCCGCTCCATGGAAAATGCTGCAGGGGAGGATCTGTCCTGGTTCTGGAGAGGCTGGTTTTTGCATACCTGGAAACTGGACCAGGCCGTTAAAAGTGTTGCCTATGCACAAAATGATCCCGCCAAAGGTGCACTCATTACCTTACAGAACCTGGAGCAACTGCCCATGCCGGTGGTGCTGACCATCAAAGATGAAAACGGTCATCGCGACACCGTAAAGCTACCAGCGGAGATATGGCAGCGTGGCGCTACCTGGGTGTATCATCATCCTTCCACAGTGAAACTGTCCAGCGTAGTGATAGATCCTGAAGGTGCTTTCCCCGATATCAACCCCGGCAACAACAGCTGGAAAGCTGATAACGGCAAGCCTGTGCCGGCGGGCGTTACTACTACTACCATACTGGAAAAGTATATTCAGGCTGTTGGTGGTAAGGATAAACTGAAAAGCATTAAAGATCTCTATCTGGAAGCAGCCGGTGATATTATGGGTACACCACAGTCGGAAATCAAAACCAGATACAGACTGCCCGGCAGTTTCTGGCAGGAAGTATTTGCTCCGGCAATTGATAAGGTCATCAAAAAAACAGTTATCAAAGGTGATTCCGTGAAAGTATGGGTGATGGGTAATGAGCAGGCTTTAACAGCCACAGACAAAGGTATGGTGAAAGATAAAAACATGCTGTTTGCAGAAATTTCCTACCTGGAAATGCCGGATGGTGTGAAGATAGAACTGTCGCCGCTTACAGAATCTGTCAATGATGAAGAAGCGTATGTGATCACCATTGCCACACCAAATGGTGGTCTGCTGAAAAATTACTACGATATTAAAACTGGTCTGAAGGTGCGTTCCGCGACCCTGAGCGGGCAGGAGGGAGCACCGGGTAGCAATACAGTAACTGATTACCTGGAATACCGCGATGTAAGCGGTATACAGTTTCCTTTCCGTTCCAGAACCACTATCAATGGCTTTGAGTCCAATATCAAGATCCTGAAAGCTGTTATAAATAGTAATATGAGTGACGAGGTATTTAAGTTCTAG
- a CDS encoding SusD/RagB family nutrient-binding outer membrane lipoprotein produces MKKYFVYMGVALGLCTSVACTKKFEDMQHNPETLKVVPAGNFLNAIVFDGVNTGLRESHRINNELMQVTVTEISTTDLHRYFIKNTESDYPWENYYLTLNNVKDMRASAKLAGEPNSEAIALTLWAWQFQHLADIFGDIPYKDALRGYPDNQLQNRFDPQQDVYRDLINKLDTANRLFVTNGSKGLEQGDDLLFNSFAVPANIIKWKKLCNSLRLRLLMRIAHKSADARQELGLMLNAPDKYPVMVSNDESAVLKYTNVKPFQNPFFSYRDYDFNGDRALSSFFADKLLSWNDPRLAVWGKKAEDGVYRGISSGYKPEQFDSISGIKAATLNVDLKKSNLIGTIMTYAEVEFIRAEAIMKGYATGNAQTAYENGVKAAVSYWGVPVPADFLTRPGISFNNTPEQVLTQKYFALFFTDMQQWFEYRRTGFPVLPRGEGIIAGMNMPARMKFPIIVQTINAANYQAAVQHMGGDEISTKVWWQQP; encoded by the coding sequence ATGAAAAAGTATTTTGTTTATATGGGTGTGGCACTGGGATTGTGTACCAGCGTAGCCTGTACCAAAAAATTTGAGGACATGCAGCATAACCCGGAGACCTTGAAAGTGGTGCCTGCGGGTAACTTCCTCAATGCGATTGTTTTTGATGGTGTCAATACAGGACTGAGAGAATCCCACCGTATCAATAATGAGCTGATGCAGGTAACGGTTACAGAAATCTCTACTACAGACCTGCACCGGTATTTTATCAAAAACACAGAATCCGATTATCCCTGGGAGAATTATTATCTTACCCTCAATAACGTAAAGGATATGCGTGCCTCCGCCAAACTGGCCGGAGAGCCGAACAGCGAGGCTATTGCATTGACCCTGTGGGCATGGCAGTTCCAGCATCTGGCTGATATCTTTGGAGACATCCCTTACAAGGATGCACTGCGTGGATATCCCGACAACCAGTTGCAGAACAGGTTTGATCCCCAACAGGATGTATACCGCGACCTGATCAATAAGCTGGATACCGCCAACAGACTTTTTGTGACCAATGGCAGCAAAGGTCTGGAACAGGGCGATGATCTGTTGTTTAACAGTTTTGCTGTTCCTGCTAACATCATCAAATGGAAAAAACTCTGTAACTCCCTCCGCCTTCGTTTGCTCATGCGTATCGCGCACAAATCAGCAGATGCCCGTCAGGAACTGGGCCTGATGCTGAATGCGCCTGACAAGTATCCGGTGATGGTCAGCAATGACGAGTCTGCGGTATTAAAATACACTAACGTAAAACCTTTCCAGAATCCATTCTTCAGCTACCGTGACTATGATTTCAACGGAGACAGGGCCTTGTCATCTTTCTTTGCTGACAAGCTGCTTTCCTGGAACGACCCACGCCTGGCTGTTTGGGGTAAAAAGGCAGAAGATGGTGTATACAGAGGTATTTCCAGCGGTTACAAACCAGAGCAGTTTGACAGTATCTCCGGCATTAAAGCAGCTACGCTGAATGTTGATCTGAAAAAGTCCAATCTGATTGGTACTATCATGACCTATGCAGAAGTGGAGTTTATCCGGGCAGAAGCGATCATGAAAGGATATGCTACCGGTAACGCACAAACGGCTTATGAAAATGGCGTGAAAGCAGCTGTTTCCTACTGGGGAGTGCCGGTGCCAGCCGACTTCCTGACCCGTCCGGGTATCAGCTTCAACAATACACCGGAGCAGGTACTTACCCAGAAATATTTTGCGCTGTTCTTTACGGATATGCAGCAGTGGTTTGAATACCGCCGCACCGGCTTCCCGGTATTGCCCCGTGGAGAAGGTATCATCGCCGGCATGAATATGCCTGCCCGCATGAAGTTCCCCATTATCGTACAAACGATTAATGCGGCCAATTATCAGGCCGCAGTACAGCACATGGGTGGAGATGAAATATCTACCAAAGTGTGGTGGCAACAACCATAA